CAAAAAGAATTGGAAAAACGATTGGTTATATCAACACCTATTGCTTCTTTAAAGTTAAGCCAATCAGGTGTATTGGAAGGTCTTAATAGGTCTGTTATCTCAAAATTCACTATGCCACCATTACTATATCTATTGTTTGACTTAGTAGAAGACTTAATGCCATCACTCATGATTTCTTCCAACGAAACATGATGATCGTGATTTTCTGGCAAATATGCATGATACAGCAAATTACTCAAGTGTCTCACCTACTTAATATTTGTTTTCTTGGAACATAAGGAAAATGCGAGCTTCTGTTTGGGTGATCTAGGTTAGCAAATACCCTATGACTCCCAGTCGGTGTATTAGGTGTCCCTTTGTTGTTTAAATAGAAGAGCAGGGGTGCACTACCTTTGTGTCTCCTGCAAACTTTCATAAGTAGTTTTCTCTTGGAGAATCCCATCCAAAAAGTAAATCTTTTGTTTGTAAATTAACTTAAAAAATCCGGCAACTGTTTTAACCATTCTTCAAAGTCATCTGCTTCTTTATCTATATTGGCTTCTTCATGTGAATAATAGTAAACACCTGTGTTTGGACACTCATTGGAAAGAAGGCAAAAGTAGTCACCATTACCTATACTATAAAAAGGAATTAGTTTTTCTTTCCATCCTTCCTGTTTCATTTCATAGTCATAAGTAAGTTTGATGGTGTCATTCCCATTTGTTTTACCGGTGGAAACATTTAATATATCTCCTGGAAAAGAGTATACAGACATTAATTCAATAAAAAATTTAAATTCTAGTGGAAATTGGCACCCGAACTTTTTTTCGATATATTCCCAATCACTTGCCGAAGGAGTATCTAAATTTTCTGGATTTTTATCTAATATAGCATCTAATAAATTTGATATCTCATCTCTTGTCACTTACTTTTCCTCTTTCTTTATAGTGTTCTCTAATTTCTTTGGCTCTTTGAGAAGGGGTTAACTGTGAAGGTTTATCACCTTACTATCTTCGGTTAGGATAGCCAATCAAGGTTAAAGTGACTCTTTTGAAATGTTACAGTTCCTCTACGCCCTTCACTATCTTGAGCATTACTACAGCTATTAGTTCCACCGTTGTATCTAGGGAAATATAGTCGATCTGCTATTCATTTAAAGGAGGGGTCACTCCTTTTTGATTCTTTTGTGGCTTACAACATATTTTCCCTGACTGGTCAGACGTAACTACCACGTTATTTTTTACCATATTTTCTTGAATTGAAGCAATTTCATAAAGCTGATTTCATTGTACCGATAAAAGTCGAATTTTCTTACTACGCTTTTTAAAACAAGTGATTAAGCACTAGGATGGCCTTATCTTCATATAACGACTTAGCTATACGATCACAAGCAAGCTTCGCACCGTTATAAACTAATTGCGTTAAATTAAACTGCACTTTTGCTCGTTTGCCTGTACGGCGAATGTTGTTTAACTAGAAGAATCCTTTGAGATAAGCAATGACTCGCTCGGCGGAACTTCGTTGGTTGTAATGGTTTGCCATGTTTTTGAACCCTAACGATGTAAATTAGTCGTTATCTTTACTTTATACACCTTTTGATATAATGTATCTTCAGCTAAAAGACAGTCGCTGCACACCTTGGGACATGTGTATTTGAGCGTCACGTACTTAGTACTTAAAGTCATAACTATCATAACGATACGCATATTCTCGAACATAATTAGGGGCAAAGTGCGGACTGAATTCTTCGACCTTAGGTTCATTTCTCTTATTATAGCCAATGACCGATTGAGCCCCCCATTCGATAAATTTGTTCGTAAATCGCTGGGTAATAATACCCCGCATCAAGTGTACCATAGTTAATCGGAAGCACAGCGTCTCGCTCAGCCTGCTCTTGTTACCATTTTTCCTGTTCTTCTTTGGTTTTTCGCCCGGTTCTTCGATACAGGTTTAGGCAGGGGGGAGATCCGATGAGATACTTGACTTGATCCTGGAGGCACTAAGCAATGGAAAGGTTGTTGGGCACCAGGGCGTGGGAATGGTAGGCCTATTTATGAAGTAGTTTTTAATGGTCAAACGCAAAGAGTTGCTGTCACTGTTGGGGACAATGCTTTTATAGTAGGAGCAAATCCAAGCTCGTTACCATAATGAATGTGGAGGTAGATATAGATGAAAGTTATTAAGATACGTATGGAATATAGTTGTTATCCAATGTGGGTATATAATGAAACTGGTGAATTAATCGATAATGATTTAGTAGAAGAAATTGAGGTTGATGGAAAGATTGATAAGATACTCATAGAAGTACAGAGTATGTATGACGGCTTATTTGAAAATAATAGTACCAATTTTG
The Salipaludibacillus sp. LMS25 DNA segment above includes these coding regions:
- a CDS encoding SMI1/KNR4 family protein, whose protein sequence is MTRDEISNLLDAILDKNPENLDTPSASDWEYIEKKFGCQFPLEFKFFIELMSVYSFPGDILNVSTGKTNGNDTIKLTYDYEMKQEGWKEKLIPFYSIGNGDYFCLLSNECPNTGVYYYSHEEANIDKEADDFEEWLKQLPDFLS